One Kineococcus aurantiacus genomic window carries:
- a CDS encoding FMN-dependent NADH-azoreductase — MPHLLHLDSSADLATSRSRAITAAFAEAWRSRGDDFTVTHRDLHRDPLPHFTTNEQHWPAADRLPGAQVPAEQDALTAQIHAELLAADVVVVGAPLYNYTVPSTLKVWIDHVHIPGALAGEGSQPLKGRHAVVVSSRGATYDAGSPTEDWDHGVPVLRIVLGNSLGMQVHVVQTSATLADRLPDLAELKDRGAAEFEAAKTAARELARTL; from the coding sequence ATGCCGCACCTGTTGCACCTGGACTCCTCCGCCGACCTCGCGACGTCGCGGTCGCGGGCCATCACCGCCGCCTTCGCAGAGGCCTGGAGGAGCCGGGGGGACGACTTCACCGTCACCCACCGCGACCTGCACCGCGACCCGCTGCCGCACTTCACGACGAACGAGCAGCACTGGCCCGCCGCGGACCGCCTGCCCGGTGCGCAGGTCCCCGCCGAGCAGGACGCGCTGACCGCTCAGATCCACGCCGAACTGCTCGCCGCGGACGTCGTCGTCGTGGGGGCGCCGCTGTACAACTACACGGTCCCCTCCACCCTGAAGGTGTGGATCGACCACGTCCACATCCCCGGCGCCCTCGCCGGTGAGGGTTCCCAGCCGCTGAAGGGCCGCCACGCCGTCGTCGTCAGTTCCCGCGGCGCCACCTACGACGCGGGCAGCCCGACCGAGGACTGGGACCACGGGGTCCCGGTGCTGCGGATCGTGCTGGGGAACTCCCTGGGGATGCAGGTCCACGTCGTGCAGACCAGCGCGACCCTCGCCGACCGGCTGCCGGACCTGGCCGAGCTGAAGGACCGCGGCGCCGCCGAGTTCGAGGCCGCGAAGACCGCCGCGCGGGAGCTGGCCCGGACCCTCTGA
- a CDS encoding ATP-binding protein, translating to MTTPTGPHDPAAVLVGRLDELALLRGLLGQAAAGRGSGALVVGEAGLGKTALVSALAAEAAAAGFRVLRCRGFRGGEDTGFAGLHELLHPVLDRVDALPARQRQALEVIFGRAAGGSVDRLVLSLATTGLLEEAAQDEPLALVLEDLHWVDPSSTETLVSLPQRLGGTRALVLATTRPDPSRPSPARAFPHVVRLEPLPPGDAGALLSSRAPDLPARVRARVLEESLGNPLALTELATQWVRTGRDADGGHRISMSRRLEQTFLSEVHGLPAGTRRALLVVAAGQDASQPEVLTALGLLGLGAGDLAPAERAGLLGSEGDRFLLRHPLVGSALYDAAGSAERSQVHTALAQAVPSPARRVRHRAAAVTGWDTGVAAELADVADLVFRQGATAEASTLWRRASALTPRPQDRARLLASAAEAARQAGASVDAAALLTQVRAVVDPTQFEVVRRSARTDWLLSMTADHRGRSTLDLVDLARDLPERVDRAEVLVWAATKCYVLQEPGDVRAAVRSALAGEDPGSSLRRIGLALVDPGAPLDVATFERFRTEAQDVDGVLLNCLAFSAEDAGDLVVAETCWSSAVDVFHGSGRTGDETIALCGRATPRVTAGDLAGGLADAEQALRLSRELDLPVVAAMAAAVVARARAWGGERDRALEALRQAEALPAAVPFARVAASAAWAAGVVALNDGRHADALRELAGAAVNAPVALWAGGDLAEAAVRTGRLDAVHDWLRTASDAVQVSGSAHLGLLLERSRALLAGDDAAEQHFRAALEHGRRAGTGFDVARTRLHYGEWLRRQRRITEARDQLVAALRVFDELLVIPLADRARQELRAAGGTDDAGASEGPPRDLAVRSLTAQELMVAVLAAQGLSNREIADQVYLSHRTVGSHLHHAFAKLQVSRRSHLAAALAGRV from the coding sequence GCGGCGGCGAGGACACCGGCTTCGCGGGGCTGCACGAACTGCTGCACCCCGTCCTGGACCGCGTCGACGCCCTCCCCGCCCGTCAGCGCCAGGCCCTGGAGGTGATCTTCGGGCGCGCGGCCGGCGGTTCGGTGGACCGGCTGGTCCTGAGCCTGGCCACCACGGGTCTGCTCGAGGAGGCGGCCCAGGACGAGCCGCTGGCGCTCGTCCTGGAGGACCTGCACTGGGTGGACCCCTCCAGCACCGAGACCCTCGTCTCGCTGCCGCAGCGGCTGGGCGGTACCCGGGCCCTGGTGCTGGCCACCACCCGTCCCGACCCGTCCCGCCCGTCCCCGGCCCGCGCCTTCCCGCACGTCGTGCGGCTGGAACCCCTGCCACCGGGTGACGCCGGGGCGCTGCTGTCCTCACGCGCCCCGGACCTGCCGGCCCGGGTCCGCGCGCGCGTGCTGGAGGAGTCCCTGGGCAACCCGCTCGCGCTCACCGAGCTGGCCACCCAGTGGGTCCGCACGGGTCGGGACGCCGACGGCGGGCACCGCATCTCCATGAGCCGGCGCCTGGAGCAGACGTTCCTGAGCGAGGTCCACGGGCTGCCGGCCGGCACCCGCCGGGCCCTGCTCGTCGTCGCCGCGGGGCAGGACGCCTCCCAGCCGGAGGTCCTGACCGCCCTGGGCCTGCTGGGGCTGGGGGCGGGTGACCTCGCACCGGCCGAGCGGGCGGGGCTGCTGGGCTCCGAGGGCGACCGGTTCCTCCTGCGCCACCCCCTGGTCGGCTCGGCCCTGTACGACGCGGCGGGTTCGGCCGAGCGTTCGCAGGTCCACACCGCCCTGGCGCAGGCCGTGCCCTCCCCGGCGCGCCGCGTCCGGCACCGCGCCGCCGCCGTGACGGGCTGGGACACGGGGGTCGCCGCCGAGCTCGCCGACGTCGCCGACCTCGTCTTCCGGCAGGGGGCGACGGCGGAGGCGTCCACCTTGTGGCGGCGCGCCAGTGCACTGACCCCGCGACCGCAGGACCGCGCGCGGCTGCTCGCCTCGGCCGCCGAGGCAGCGCGGCAGGCGGGTGCGTCGGTGGACGCGGCGGCACTGCTCACGCAGGTGCGCGCGGTCGTCGACCCGACCCAGTTCGAGGTCGTCCGCCGGTCGGCCCGCACGGACTGGCTGCTGAGCATGACGGCGGACCACCGGGGACGCAGCACCCTCGACCTGGTGGACCTGGCCCGCGACCTGCCGGAGCGCGTCGACCGGGCCGAGGTCCTCGTCTGGGCCGCGACGAAGTGCTACGTCCTGCAGGAGCCCGGGGACGTCCGGGCCGCGGTGCGTTCCGCCCTGGCCGGGGAGGACCCCGGCAGCAGCCTGCGCCGGATCGGGCTGGCCCTCGTCGACCCCGGCGCCCCCCTGGACGTCGCGACGTTCGAGCGGTTCCGCACCGAGGCGCAGGACGTGGACGGTGTCCTGCTGAACTGCCTGGCGTTCTCGGCCGAGGACGCGGGCGACCTGGTGGTCGCCGAGACGTGCTGGAGCAGCGCCGTCGACGTCTTCCACGGCTCCGGGCGCACCGGTGACGAGACCATCGCCCTGTGCGGCCGGGCCACGCCCCGGGTCACGGCGGGTGACCTGGCGGGCGGGCTGGCCGACGCCGAGCAGGCCCTGCGCCTCAGCCGCGAGCTGGACCTGCCCGTCGTGGCGGCCATGGCCGCCGCCGTCGTGGCCAGGGCGCGCGCGTGGGGCGGTGAACGGGACCGGGCCCTGGAGGCCCTGCGGCAGGCGGAGGCCCTCCCGGCGGCCGTGCCGTTCGCGCGGGTGGCGGCGAGCGCCGCGTGGGCGGCCGGGGTGGTGGCCCTCAACGACGGGCGGCACGCGGACGCGCTGCGCGAGCTGGCCGGGGCGGCCGTCAACGCCCCCGTCGCCCTGTGGGCCGGCGGCGACCTGGCCGAGGCGGCTGTCCGCACCGGCCGGCTCGACGCCGTCCACGACTGGCTCCGCACCGCGTCCGACGCCGTGCAGGTCAGCGGTTCGGCCCACCTGGGGCTGCTCCTGGAGCGCTCGCGCGCGCTGCTGGCCGGTGACGACGCGGCCGAGCAGCACTTCCGGGCCGCCCTGGAGCACGGCCGCCGCGCCGGGACCGGCTTCGACGTGGCCCGCACCCGGCTGCACTACGGCGAGTGGTTGCGCCGTCAGCGCAGGATCACCGAGGCCCGCGACCAGCTCGTCGCCGCCCTGCGCGTCTTCGACGAGCTCCTCGTCATCCCCCTGGCGGACCGGGCCCGCCAGGAACTGCGGGCCGCCGGCGGGACGGACGACGCCGGTGCGTCCGAGGGGCCGCCGCGCGACCTCGCGGTCCGGTCGCTGACCGCGCAGGAGCTCATGGTGGCCGTGCTGGCGGCGCAGGGTCTGTCCAACCGGGAGATCGCGGACCAGGTCTACCTCTCGCACCGGACGGTCGGTTCGCACCTGCACCACGCCTTCGCCAAGCTGCAGGTGAGCCGGCGCTCGCACCTGGCCGCCGCCCTCGCCGGGCGGGTGTGA
- a CDS encoding alpha/beta fold hydrolase, with protein MDGLTPTEVQDIERANGSGRQVVVFVHGLWLLSSSWDRWRSLFEDAGYATIAPGWPDDPASVTEARQNPDVFARKMVGQVTDHYLEAIARLRTRPAVVGHSFGGLIAQRIAGTGASAATVAIDPAPFRGVLPLPVSSLRSAAAVLGNPANVGRAVALTFEQFRYGWANALSEEEARELYEEFHVAASGVPLFQAAAANLNPFTEVKVDVHHPERGPLLLVSGAEDTTVPWAITHASYVRQKRNPGLTEIVEIPGRGHSLTIDSGWREVARTALGFIGTHAPAASGNTVPEAGGTHR; from the coding sequence GTGGACGGACTGACCCCGACCGAGGTGCAGGACATCGAGCGCGCGAACGGATCCGGCCGGCAGGTCGTGGTGTTCGTGCACGGGTTGTGGCTGCTCTCCAGCAGCTGGGACCGCTGGCGGTCCCTGTTCGAGGACGCCGGGTACGCGACGATCGCGCCCGGCTGGCCCGACGACCCCGCCAGCGTCACCGAGGCGCGCCAGAACCCCGACGTCTTCGCCCGCAAGATGGTCGGGCAGGTCACCGACCACTACCTCGAGGCGATCGCGCGGCTGCGCACCCGCCCGGCGGTGGTGGGGCACTCCTTCGGCGGCCTGATCGCCCAGCGGATCGCCGGGACGGGGGCGTCCGCGGCGACCGTGGCCATCGACCCCGCCCCGTTCCGCGGCGTGCTGCCGCTGCCGGTGTCCTCGCTGCGTTCCGCGGCGGCGGTCCTGGGCAACCCGGCCAACGTCGGGCGCGCGGTCGCCCTCACCTTCGAGCAGTTCCGCTACGGCTGGGCCAACGCCCTGTCCGAGGAGGAGGCGCGTGAGCTGTACGAGGAGTTCCACGTCGCCGCCTCCGGCGTCCCCCTGTTCCAGGCGGCTGCGGCGAACCTCAACCCCTTCACCGAGGTGAAGGTCGACGTGCACCACCCCGAGCGCGGGCCGCTGCTGCTCGTCTCCGGCGCGGAGGACACCACGGTGCCCTGGGCGATCACCCACGCCAGCTACGTCCGCCAGAAGCGCAACCCGGGCCTCACCGAGATCGTCGAGATCCCCGGGCGGGGCCACTCCCTGACCATCGACTCCGGCTGGCGCGAGGTCGCCCGGACCGCCCTGGGCTTCATCGGCACCCACGCTCCCGCGGCGAGCGGGAACACCGTCCCCGAGGCCGGCGGGACGCACCGGTGA
- a CDS encoding metal ABC transporter permease, with protein sequence MTIAWEKVFDFSDYSALLALVHNSLYAGALLGLVGGLVGVFIVARDLPFAVHGIAELSFAGAAFALLVGVNVVLGSLVGSVLAAVLFGVLGNRAREHNSAIGVLMPFGLGLGVLFLALYSGRAANKFGLLTGQIVAVDNPQLISLAVLSTVVLVALLVVWRPLLFASLDPEVAAARGVPVRLLSPVFMLVLGLAVAMSVQIVGALLVLALLVTPAAAATRVSSSPFVVPLLSTAFALTSMIGGMLLALGSSVPISPYVTTVSFTIYLVCRVVARVRRPPARPGAPRAVVAEVV encoded by the coding sequence GTGACCATCGCCTGGGAGAAGGTCTTCGACTTCTCCGACTACTCCGCCCTGCTCGCCCTCGTCCACAACTCCCTGTACGCCGGGGCGCTGCTCGGGCTCGTCGGCGGGCTCGTGGGCGTGTTCATCGTCGCGCGCGACCTGCCCTTCGCCGTCCACGGCATCGCCGAGCTCAGCTTCGCCGGGGCCGCGTTCGCGCTGCTCGTCGGCGTGAACGTCGTCCTCGGGTCCCTCGTGGGGTCGGTGCTCGCGGCGGTCCTGTTCGGCGTCCTGGGCAACCGCGCGCGCGAGCACAACTCCGCCATCGGCGTCCTCATGCCCTTCGGCCTGGGCCTGGGGGTGCTCTTCCTCGCCCTGTACTCCGGCCGCGCGGCCAACAAGTTCGGCCTGCTCACCGGGCAGATCGTCGCCGTGGACAACCCCCAGCTCATCTCCCTGGCGGTCCTGTCCACCGTCGTGCTGGTGGCGCTGCTGGTGGTGTGGCGGCCGCTGCTGTTCGCCTCCCTGGACCCCGAGGTGGCCGCCGCGCGCGGCGTCCCCGTCCGCCTGCTGTCGCCGGTGTTCATGCTCGTGCTGGGGCTGGCGGTGGCGATGAGCGTGCAGATCGTCGGGGCGCTGCTCGTCCTGGCTCTGCTCGTGACCCCCGCGGCCGCGGCGACCCGGGTCAGCTCCTCCCCGTTCGTGGTGCCGCTGCTGTCGACGGCGTTCGCGCTGACGTCGATGATCGGCGGGATGCTGCTGGCGCTGGGTTCCTCCGTGCCGATCAGCCCGTACGTCACGACGGTGTCGTTCACGATCTACCTGGTGTGCCGGGTCGTCGCGCGGGTGCGCCGTCCCCCGGCCCGGCCCGGGGCGCCGCGGGCCGTCGTCGCCGAGGTCGTCTGA
- a CDS encoding helix-turn-helix domain-containing protein → MACWTPAPSHRASVPTWCARRCGAGSSRWSSSTTSRRSACRCCSRSAGSARSGCARCAPRAPRCTAPPRLTRDDSEPAVFLGLQVTGSSLVVQHGREAVLRPGEFAVYDTSSPYTLVHRDGIDQHFFRIPRSALVMSPAALRGVTAVTVGAGNPVAGLAAGYLRGLAGDDDLRSDPRAGAVEEATVSLVKAALMTHLADGGADGGAGREALHESLEARITAYLRAHLTEPDLSAERIAAAHHISTRYLYVILARCGITLGDWLRGRRLSGCRDALADPGLHAVPISALARRWGFTDPGHFSRCFREAYGCTPTQWRQQHASPRRVDGR, encoded by the coding sequence GTGGCGTGCTGGACACCCGCTCCCTCGCACCGCGCGAGCGTCCCGACGTGGTGCGCGAGGCGGTGTGGAGCCGGGTCGTCCAGGTGGAGCTCGAGCACCACGAGCCGCCGGAGCGCATGCAGGTGCTGCTCACGCTCAGCCGGCTCCGCACGGTCGGGGTGTGCTCGGTGCGCGCCACGGGCACCACGGTGCACCGCACCCCCCCGCCTGACGCGCGACGACTCCGAGCCGGCGGTGTTCCTGGGGCTGCAGGTCACGGGGTCCAGCCTGGTCGTCCAGCACGGCCGCGAGGCCGTCCTGCGCCCGGGGGAGTTCGCCGTGTACGACACCTCCAGCCCCTACACCCTGGTCCACCGGGACGGCATCGACCAGCACTTCTTCCGCATCCCCCGCAGCGCGCTGGTGATGTCCCCCGCCGCGCTGCGGGGCGTCACCGCGGTGACCGTGGGGGCCGGCAACCCGGTCGCCGGCCTCGCCGCCGGCTACCTGAGGGGTCTGGCCGGCGACGACGACCTGCGCAGCGACCCGCGGGCCGGCGCGGTGGAGGAGGCCACGGTGTCGCTGGTGAAGGCCGCTCTCATGACGCACCTGGCCGACGGCGGGGCCGACGGCGGGGCCGGCCGCGAGGCCCTCCACGAGAGCCTGGAGGCCCGCATCACCGCCTACCTGCGGGCGCACCTCACCGAGCCCGACCTGTCGGCGGAACGCATCGCCGCCGCCCACCACATCTCCACCCGCTACCTCTACGTCATCCTCGCCCGCTGCGGCATCACCCTGGGGGACTGGCTGCGCGGCCGACGCCTGAGCGGGTGCCGCGACGCCCTGGCGGACCCGGGCCTGCACGCCGTGCCCATCAGCGCCCTCGCGCGCCGCTGGGGGTTCACCGACCCAGGGCACTTCAGCAGGTGCTTCCGCGAGGCCTACGGCTGCACACCGACGCAGTGGCGTCAGCAGCACGCCTCGCCCCGACGGGTGGACGGCCGCTGA
- a CDS encoding MBL fold metallo-hydrolase: protein MTTSPTGASTGLGATFHTSPYKTVRDPLPSWDRAQPATWPATTCTLVSGEREAVLVDGLVTEAESLALTDWVVRSGKRLTRVYVTHGHGDHFLGLGATLAAFPGADLVCLPQVAPEAVRQAAPGGRAVWESIFPGQLPAELVAPEPFDGELQVEGRPLHVVDVGRSDTTPTTVVHVPDADLVLSGDVAYDGIHPYLATADAAGRREWLAALDALERLGARRVVTGHRDPGAPDEDAARVLDQTRRYLVDYDEAVAASDSAAELIDRVVARYGHLGNPYTLHMSAAGAFPAASGA from the coding sequence ATGACGACCTCCCCGACCGGCGCCTCCACCGGGCTCGGCGCGACCTTCCACACCAGCCCGTACAAGACCGTGCGCGACCCCCTGCCGAGCTGGGACCGGGCCCAGCCGGCCACCTGGCCCGCCACGACCTGCACCCTGGTCAGCGGCGAGCGCGAGGCGGTCCTCGTCGACGGTCTGGTCACCGAGGCGGAGTCGCTCGCGCTGACCGACTGGGTCGTGCGCAGCGGCAAGCGGCTCACGCGCGTCTACGTGACCCACGGCCACGGCGACCACTTCCTGGGGCTGGGCGCCACCCTGGCCGCCTTCCCCGGCGCGGACCTGGTCTGCCTGCCGCAGGTCGCCCCCGAGGCCGTGCGGCAGGCCGCCCCGGGCGGCCGGGCGGTGTGGGAGAGCATCTTCCCCGGCCAGCTGCCGGCCGAGCTGGTCGCGCCCGAACCCTTCGACGGTGAGCTGCAGGTCGAGGGCCGGCCGCTGCACGTCGTGGACGTCGGGCGCAGCGACACGACCCCCACGACCGTCGTGCACGTGCCCGACGCCGACCTCGTCCTCAGCGGGGACGTCGCCTACGACGGCATCCACCCGTACCTGGCCACCGCGGACGCCGCCGGGCGGCGCGAGTGGCTCGCGGCCCTCGACGCCCTGGAGCGGCTCGGCGCCCGGCGCGTCGTGACGGGCCACCGCGACCCCGGCGCCCCCGACGAGGACGCGGCCCGCGTCCTGGACCAGACGCGCCGGTACCTCGTCGACTACGACGAGGCCGTGGCCGCCAGCGACAGCGCGGCGGAGCTCATCGACCGGGTCGTGGCCCGGTACGGCCACCTCGGCAACCCCTACACCCTGCACATGTCGGCCGCCGGGGCGTTCCCCGCCGCGTCCGGCGCCTGA
- a CDS encoding helix-turn-helix domain-containing protein: MSENLLGEFLRARRELVRPAEVGLPDGPRRRVPGLRREEVAMLAGVSAEYYVRLERGRDRHPSPPVLDALARVLGLDAESRDYLASLAGNALPARGAGPEVCSPTIAAFVERAPAPAFVLGRFTDVLAANEAAHRLHGRMPGNVLRHLFLDPGSRALYPDWAELAAEAVGSTRGAAVRYLDDPRLTRLVGELSLKSAEFARLWAQHGVRAKSAGTKRIAVPLADGGRETVTVGWEALEVASSPGQVVVTYHAAGGSRAERVLAGLSR; encoded by the coding sequence GTGAGCGAGAACCTGCTGGGCGAGTTCCTCCGGGCCCGGCGCGAACTCGTCCGGCCGGCCGAGGTGGGGCTGCCCGACGGTCCGCGCCGGCGGGTCCCCGGGCTGCGCCGCGAGGAGGTCGCGATGCTCGCGGGCGTCAGCGCCGAGTACTACGTCCGCCTCGAACGCGGCCGGGACCGCCACCCGTCCCCGCCGGTGCTCGACGCGCTGGCGCGGGTGCTGGGGCTGGACGCGGAGTCGCGCGACTACCTGGCCTCCCTCGCCGGGAACGCGCTGCCCGCCCGCGGCGCCGGTCCCGAGGTCTGCAGCCCGACCATCGCCGCCTTCGTCGAGCGGGCCCCGGCCCCGGCCTTCGTCCTGGGCCGGTTCACGGACGTCCTCGCCGCGAACGAGGCCGCCCACCGGCTGCACGGGCGGATGCCGGGCAACGTGCTGCGGCACCTGTTCCTCGACCCCGGGTCCCGCGCCCTCTACCCCGACTGGGCCGAGCTCGCGGCCGAGGCCGTCGGGTCCACCCGCGGAGCGGCGGTGCGGTACCTCGACGACCCGCGGCTGACCCGGCTCGTGGGGGAGCTCTCGCTCAAGAGCGCCGAGTTCGCGCGGCTGTGGGCCCAGCACGGCGTCCGGGCGAAGTCCGCGGGGACCAAGCGCATCGCCGTCCCGCTCGCGGACGGGGGCCGGGAGACGGTGACCGTCGGGTGGGAGGCGCTGGAGGTCGCCAGCTCGCCGGGGCAGGTCGTCGTCACCTACCACGCGGCGGGCGGCAGCCGGGCCGAACGCGTCCTGGCCGGGCTCTCCCGCTGA
- a CDS encoding metal ABC transporter ATP-binding protein → MTPALRLAGASLAYGERRLWSGLDLDVAPGEFIAVLGANGAGKSSLLKVALGQQPLERGSVEVAGRPARRGDRRIGYVPQQKGLDRDTPLRARDLVRLGLDGHRWGPLLPSRAARARVDRVLAAVGATDYADAPVGRLSGGEQQRLRVAQSIVGDPALVLADEPLLSLDLHHAAAVSALLHESRLRTGAAVVFVTHDVNPVLPYADRVLYLAGGRFRVGTPEAVMNSATLTELYGSPVEVLRSGGRLLVAGGAAPSDHPHAHDHEEAS, encoded by the coding sequence ATGACGCCCGCCCTGCGGCTGGCGGGCGCGTCGCTGGCCTACGGCGAGCGCCGCCTGTGGTCCGGCCTCGACCTCGACGTCGCCCCCGGTGAGTTCATCGCCGTCCTCGGCGCCAACGGGGCCGGCAAGTCCAGCCTGCTCAAGGTCGCCCTGGGTCAGCAGCCCCTCGAACGCGGCAGCGTCGAGGTCGCCGGCCGGCCCGCCCGGCGCGGCGACCGGCGCATCGGCTACGTCCCGCAGCAGAAGGGCCTGGACCGCGACACCCCGCTGCGCGCCCGCGACCTCGTGCGCCTGGGCCTCGACGGCCACCGGTGGGGACCGCTGCTGCCCTCCCGCGCCGCGCGCGCCCGGGTCGACCGCGTCCTGGCCGCCGTCGGCGCCACCGACTACGCCGACGCCCCCGTCGGGCGGCTGTCCGGCGGCGAGCAGCAGCGGCTGCGCGTGGCGCAGAGCATCGTCGGCGACCCCGCCCTGGTGCTGGCCGACGAACCCCTGCTGTCCCTGGACCTCCACCACGCCGCCGCCGTCAGCGCCCTGCTCCACGAGTCCCGGCTGCGCACCGGCGCCGCGGTCGTCTTCGTCACCCACGACGTCAACCCCGTGCTGCCCTACGCCGACCGCGTGCTCTACCTGGCCGGCGGGCGCTTCCGGGTCGGCACCCCCGAGGCCGTCATGAACTCCGCGACGCTCACCGAGCTCTACGGCTCGCCCGTCGAGGTGCTGCGGTCCGGCGGCCGCCTCCTCGTCGCCGGCGGCGCCGCCCCCAGCGACCACCCGCACGCGCACGACCACGAAGAGGCCTCGTGA
- a CDS encoding SDR family oxidoreductase, whose translation MRIDLTGKTALVTGSSSGIGLAIARGLAGCGASVVITGRDRGRLEAAAATVDGDVRAVAGDVTTDAGHADLVAAVPHVDVLVNNLGIFGSADPLQISDDEWRRYFETNVLTAVRLTRHYLPGMTANGWGRVLYTSSDSAVVTPAEMIHYGVSKTALLGVHRGFAKAAAGTGVTVNSVLAGPTHTGGVEDFVRELVGDGPWEEAQREFMTRFRPQSLLQRLIEPEEIANMVCYLASPLASATTGAAVRVDGGYVDAILP comes from the coding sequence GTGCGCATCGACCTCACCGGGAAGACCGCCCTCGTCACCGGGTCCAGCTCCGGCATCGGCCTGGCCATCGCCCGGGGCCTGGCCGGGTGCGGGGCGTCCGTGGTGATCACGGGGCGGGACCGCGGACGGCTGGAGGCCGCGGCCGCCACGGTCGACGGGGACGTGCGGGCCGTCGCGGGGGACGTCACGACGGACGCCGGGCACGCCGACCTCGTGGCGGCCGTCCCCCACGTCGACGTCCTCGTGAACAACCTGGGGATCTTCGGCTCGGCCGACCCCCTCCAGATCAGCGACGACGAGTGGCGCCGGTACTTCGAGACGAACGTCCTCACCGCGGTGCGGCTCACCCGCCACTACCTGCCGGGCATGACGGCGAACGGGTGGGGGCGGGTCCTCTACACGTCCAGCGACTCCGCCGTCGTCACCCCCGCCGAGATGATCCACTACGGCGTCTCCAAGACCGCGCTGCTCGGCGTGCACCGGGGTTTCGCCAAGGCCGCCGCGGGGACGGGCGTCACCGTGAACTCCGTCCTGGCCGGCCCGACGCACACCGGCGGGGTCGAGGACTTCGTGCGCGAACTCGTGGGCGACGGCCCGTGGGAGGAGGCGCAGCGCGAGTTCATGACGCGGTTCCGCCCCCAGTCGCTGCTCCAGCGGCTCATCGAGCCCGAGGAGATCGCGAACATGGTCTGCTACCTCGCCTCCCCGCTGGCGTCGGCGACGACGGGGGCCGCCGTCCGGGTGGACGGCGGGTACGTGGACGCCATCCTGCCCTGA
- a CDS encoding SDR family oxidoreductase: MTTDLTRDLTHRTAVVTGASGGIGEATARRLAAAGARVAVLGRREAELDRVAGEIGGLAVVADVTAGPEHLADVAARVRDGLGRPDLVVANAGVMLGAPFATAAHRELSAMVATNVTGLIDTAHAFVDDLLAADGPADLVLIGSIASTNSWPGYATYSATKAAVAALGRGLRVELGPRGVRVRTLEPGMTASDLGRGMLDEEARERLAGFREAVPSIPASDVAEAVAWAAALPARVNVAELVVLPTVQG, translated from the coding sequence ATGACCACCGACCTGACCCGAGACCTGACCCACCGCACCGCCGTCGTCACCGGAGCCTCCGGCGGCATCGGCGAGGCCACCGCCCGCCGCCTGGCCGCCGCCGGGGCCCGCGTCGCCGTCCTGGGCCGGCGCGAGGCCGAGCTCGACCGCGTCGCCGGCGAGATCGGCGGCCTGGCCGTCGTCGCCGACGTCACCGCCGGGCCGGAGCACCTGGCCGACGTCGCCGCCCGGGTCCGCGACGGGCTGGGCCGGCCCGACCTCGTCGTGGCGAACGCGGGCGTCATGCTCGGGGCGCCGTTCGCCACGGCCGCGCACCGCGAACTGTCCGCGATGGTCGCCACCAACGTCACCGGGCTGATCGACACCGCGCACGCCTTCGTCGACGACCTGCTCGCCGCCGACGGTCCGGCCGACCTGGTGCTCATCGGGTCGATCGCCTCGACGAACTCCTGGCCGGGGTACGCGACCTACTCGGCGACCAAGGCCGCCGTGGCCGCGCTGGGGAGGGGGCTGCGCGTCGAACTCGGCCCGCGCGGGGTCCGGGTCCGCACCCTCGAACCGGGCATGACGGCCAGCGACCTCGGCCGCGGCATGCTGGACGAGGAGGCCCGTGAACGGCTGGCCGGGTTCCGCGAAGCGGTCCCCTCGATCCCCGCCTCCGACGTGGCCGAGGCCGTGGCGTGGGCCGCGGCGCTGCCGGCGCGGGTGAACGTCGCCGAGCTCGTGGTGCTGCCGACCGTGCAGGGGTAG